The following are encoded together in the Campylobacter devanensis genome:
- a CDS encoding RNA degradosome polyphosphate kinase: MENKDMFINRELSWLRFNSRVLAQCNKDLPLLEKLKFIAIYCTNLDEFYMIRIAGLKQLFAAGIVVSGSDEMTPLDQLREIRKYLKDEQEILENYYKDTVSKLAGHGLFIQNYEELSDEVKSRADEYFFSNILPVIVPIAVDPTHPFPHLNNLSFALAVKLCDDAHPEIIKFGMIRISRVLPRFYYAGDGIYVPIESIVHRHAEEIFPGYRLLSSCAFRVTRNADMVIEEEEADDFMMILEQGLKLRRKGAFVRLQIDSGCDPEILDFLNLHMKIFYKDIYEYNIPLTLGALWQIIGDKEFSHLLLPPYTPKTLPPFGQNISMFDAIDKEDVLLFHPYESFDPVTQFIREAAKDPKVISIRMTLYRVEKNSAIIQALIDAANEGKQVTVMVELKARFDEENNLHWAKALENAGAHVIYGITGFKVHAKVSQVIRQVGDKLNFYIHLGTGNYNGSSAKIYTDVSYFTSRADVAKDTTTFFHILSGFSKNRRLNGLSMSPMQIKERVIAMIKNEAKMGSDGRIIAKMNALVDSDVIKALYEASNAGVQINLIIRGICCLRPGVPGMSENIKVRSIIGKYLEHARIFYFKHANPKFYISSADWMPRNLERRLELMTPITDPVSQGKLGEILRLQVQDNELAFELGSDGEYHSIIKSEGEKVVNNQEFFEGYLNKIFKTMKKSSDQDKVQILASKLFKES; the protein is encoded by the coding sequence ATGGAAAATAAAGATATGTTTATCAATCGTGAGCTATCTTGGCTTAGATTTAATTCTAGAGTTTTAGCACAATGTAACAAAGATCTTCCGCTATTAGAAAAGCTGAAATTTATAGCGATATATTGTACAAATTTAGATGAATTTTATATGATTAGGATAGCTGGGCTTAAGCAGTTATTTGCTGCTGGTATAGTAGTGAGTGGTAGTGATGAGATGACTCCACTAGATCAGTTAAGAGAGATTAGAAAATACCTAAAAGATGAACAAGAGATACTAGAAAATTACTATAAAGATACAGTTAGCAAGCTTGCAGGACATGGATTATTTATCCAAAATTATGAAGAGTTAAGTGACGAGGTAAAATCTAGAGCAGATGAATATTTTTTCTCCAATATTTTACCTGTTATTGTGCCAATTGCTGTTGATCCTACACATCCATTTCCGCATCTTAATAACCTTAGCTTTGCTTTGGCAGTTAAACTTTGTGATGATGCTCACCCTGAGATTATTAAGTTTGGTATGATTAGAATTAGTAGAGTTTTACCTAGATTTTATTATGCTGGTGATGGAATTTATGTGCCAATTGAGAGTATAGTTCATAGGCACGCTGAAGAGATATTTCCGGGTTATAGATTGCTTAGTAGCTGTGCGTTTAGGGTTACTAGAAATGCTGATATGGTAATTGAAGAAGAAGAAGCCGATGATTTTATGATGATTTTAGAGCAGGGGCTTAAGCTTCGTAGAAAAGGGGCATTCGTTAGACTTCAAATAGATTCTGGATGCGATCCTGAGATTTTAGATTTTCTAAATTTACATATGAAAATCTTTTATAAAGATATTTATGAATATAATATTCCACTAACACTTGGAGCGCTTTGGCAAATTATTGGGGATAAGGAATTTTCTCATTTACTACTTCCGCCATACACACCAAAGACTTTACCGCCATTTGGGCAAAATATTTCTATGTTTGATGCTATCGATAAAGAAGATGTGTTATTATTTCATCCATATGAGAGCTTTGATCCTGTTACGCAGTTTATTAGAGAGGCAGCTAAAGATCCAAAGGTTATATCAATTAGAATGACCTTATATAGAGTGGAGAAAAACTCAGCTATAATTCAAGCATTAATAGATGCTGCTAATGAAGGCAAGCAAGTTACTGTAATGGTTGAATTAAAAGCAAGATTTGATGAGGAAAATAACCTTCATTGGGCAAAAGCACTAGAAAATGCTGGTGCACATGTAATATATGGTATTACAGGGTTTAAGGTGCATGCAAAGGTTAGTCAAGTTATTCGTCAAGTAGGGGATAAGCTAAATTTCTACATTCATTTAGGTACCGGTAATTATAATGGTAGTAGTGCTAAGATTTATACCGATGTAAGCTACTTTACCTCTAGAGCCGATGTGGCAAAAGATACCACAACATTTTTTCATATTTTATCAGGCTTTAGTAAAAATCGCCGCTTAAATGGATTGTCAATGTCACCAATGCAGATTAAAGAGCGTGTGATTGCAATGATTAAAAACGAAGCCAAAATGGGTAGTGATGGCAGAATCATAGCTAAGATGAATGCGCTAGTAGATAGCGATGTTATCAAGGCACTATATGAAGCTAGTAACGCTGGTGTACAGATAAATTTAATAATACGTGGTATCTGCTGTTTGCGCCCTGGTGTGCCTGGAATGAGCGAAAATATCAAGGTTAGATCGATAATCGGTAAATACCTTGAACATGCTAGAATATTCTATTTTAAACACGCTAATCCTAAATTTTATATAAGTAGTGCTGATTGGATGCCAAGAAATCTTGAGCGTAGATTAGAGTTGATGACTCCAATTACTGATCCGGTATCTCAAGGTAAATTGGGTGAAATACTACGCTTGCAAGTTCAAGATAATGAGTTGGCATTTGAGCTAGGTAGTGATGGGGAGTATCACAGCATAATAAAATCTGAAGGCGAAAAAGTAGTAAATAATCAAGAGTTTTTTGAAGGTTATCTAAATAAAATTTTCAAAACAATGAAAAAATCTAGCGACCAAGATAAGGTTCAAATCTTAGCTTCAAAACTCTTTAAAGAGAGTTAA